From Pseudomonas sp. B21-028, one genomic window encodes:
- the metE gene encoding 5-methyltetrahydropteroyltriglutamate--homocysteine S-methyltransferase, which produces MALAHTLGFPRIGADRELKKALEAYWKGDLAPTALQSVGRELRARHWQLQKDAGIDLLPVGDFAWYDQVLGHTLTLGAVPARFHNTLNPQGRPTLDTLFAMARGATPACCDADHGHTQHAQELTKWFDTNYHYLVPEFSVDQTFAVSWEQLFDEVDEAHALGHRVKPVIIGPLTYLWLGKAKGQDFDKLELLERLLPVYGEILNRLKAQGVEWVQIDEPILTLDLPLAWRSAFERAYHILQYSPLKKLVATYFSGLEDNLGLAVSLPVDGLHIDAVRAPEQLGQVLDRLPTYKILSVGLVNGRNVWRCELEQALAQLQPAQERFGDNLWVSTSCSLLHSPVDLEREDRLDPELKSWLAFAVQKCGEVAVLRDALNDPQAPGVQQALAASREIQASRAASTRIHKPEVQARLAAIKPQDSQRRSAFAQRIGRQRDRLKLPAFPTTTIGSFPQTPAIRLARQAYKQGRLSANDYQDAMHTEIRHAVQIQERLGLDVLVHGEAERNDMVEYFAEQLDGYAFTRFGWVQSYGSRCVKPAIIYGDISRPKPMTVDWIRYAQNLTDKVMKGMLTGPVTMLMWSFPREDVSRRVQAQQLALALRDEVVDLEAAGISIVQIDEAAFREGLPLRRGQWQEYLDWAVEAFRLSASGVRDETQIHTHMCYSEFNDVIQAIAAMDADVITIETSRSDMELLEAFEAFDYPNDIGPGVYDIHSPRVPDTAEMVGLMNKAAKRIPAGHLWINPDCGLKTRAWPETEAALVNMVAAARQLRGQLA; this is translated from the coding sequence ATGGCCCTGGCCCACACCCTCGGTTTTCCCCGCATCGGCGCCGACCGCGAACTGAAGAAAGCCCTCGAAGCCTACTGGAAGGGCGACCTGGCGCCGACCGCGTTGCAGAGTGTCGGCCGCGAATTGCGGGCCCGGCACTGGCAATTGCAGAAAGACGCCGGGATCGACCTGCTGCCGGTGGGGGATTTTGCCTGGTACGACCAGGTGCTCGGTCACACCCTGACCCTGGGCGCGGTGCCGGCGCGATTTCACAATACGTTGAACCCCCAGGGTCGACCGACCCTCGATACGCTGTTCGCCATGGCCCGTGGCGCCACGCCGGCCTGTTGCGATGCCGACCACGGCCACACGCAACATGCCCAGGAACTGACCAAGTGGTTCGACACCAACTACCACTATCTGGTACCGGAATTTTCCGTCGACCAGACCTTCGCCGTGAGCTGGGAACAGCTGTTCGATGAAGTGGACGAGGCCCATGCCCTGGGGCACCGGGTCAAACCGGTGATCATCGGCCCGCTGACGTATCTGTGGCTGGGCAAGGCCAAGGGCCAGGATTTCGACAAGCTCGAACTGCTGGAACGCCTGCTGCCGGTCTACGGTGAAATCCTCAATCGCCTGAAGGCCCAGGGCGTGGAGTGGGTGCAGATCGACGAGCCAATCCTCACCCTCGACCTGCCCCTGGCCTGGCGCAGTGCCTTCGAGCGGGCTTACCACATCCTCCAGTATTCGCCGCTGAAGAAGCTGGTAGCGACTTATTTCAGTGGCCTGGAAGACAATCTCGGCCTGGCCGTGAGCCTGCCGGTGGACGGTTTGCACATCGACGCGGTACGTGCCCCGGAGCAACTGGGCCAGGTGTTGGATCGCCTGCCGACCTACAAGATTCTCTCGGTGGGCCTGGTCAATGGCCGTAACGTCTGGCGCTGCGAACTGGAACAGGCCCTGGCACAGTTGCAGCCGGCCCAGGAACGCTTTGGCGACAACCTCTGGGTCAGCACGTCATGCTCGTTACTGCACAGCCCGGTGGACCTGGAGCGTGAAGACCGGCTCGATCCCGAGCTCAAGAGCTGGCTGGCCTTCGCGGTGCAGAAATGCGGCGAAGTGGCGGTGTTGCGTGACGCATTGAACGACCCGCAAGCTCCCGGCGTACAACAGGCGCTGGCCGCCAGCCGCGAGATTCAGGCGAGCCGTGCCGCTTCGACGCGCATTCACAAGCCCGAGGTCCAGGCCCGACTGGCGGCCATCAAGCCGCAGGACAGCCAGCGGCGTTCAGCGTTTGCCCAGCGCATCGGACGGCAGCGAGACCGCCTGAAATTGCCGGCCTTTCCAACCACCACCATCGGCTCTTTCCCGCAAACCCCGGCGATTCGCCTGGCGCGTCAAGCCTACAAGCAGGGCAGACTGTCGGCCAACGATTATCAGGACGCCATGCACACCGAAATCCGCCACGCCGTGCAGATCCAGGAGCGCCTCGGCCTGGATGTGCTGGTCCATGGCGAAGCCGAGCGCAACGACATGGTGGAGTATTTCGCCGAGCAATTGGACGGCTACGCCTTCACCCGCTTCGGTTGGGTGCAGAGCTACGGTTCGCGGTGCGTGAAACCGGCGATCATCTATGGCGACATCAGCCGGCCGAAGCCCATGACCGTCGACTGGATCCGCTACGCGCAGAACCTGACCGACAAGGTCATGAAGGGCATGCTCACTGGCCCGGTGACCATGCTGATGTGGTCATTCCCTCGCGAAGACGTGTCGCGCCGGGTCCAGGCACAGCAACTGGCGCTGGCCCTGCGTGACGAAGTGGTGGATCTGGAAGCGGCCGGGATCAGCATCGTGCAGATCGACGAAGCCGCGTTCCGCGAAGGGCTGCCGCTGCGGCGCGGGCAATGGCAGGAATACCTGGACTGGGCGGTGGAAGCCTTCCGCTTGAGCGCGTCGGGTGTGCGTGACGAAACCCAGATCCATACCCACATGTGCTACAGCGAATTCAATGACGTGATCCAGGCCATCGCGGCCATGGACGCCGACGTCATCACCATTGAAACCTCACGCTCGGACATGGAGTTGCTGGAGGCGTTCGAAGCGTTCGACTACCCGAACGATATCGGCCCGGGCGTCTACGACATTCACTCGCCGCGAGTGCCGGACACGGCCGAAATGGTCGGGTTGATGAACAAGGCCGCGAAGCGGATTCCCGCCGGGCACCTGTGGATCAACCCCGACTGCGGCCTGAAAACCCGGGCGTGGCCGGAAACCGAAGCGGCGCTGGTGAACATGGTAGCGGCGGCGCGGCAGTTGCGTGGGCAGTTGGCCTGA
- the metR gene encoding transcriptional regulator MetR — protein sequence MLELRHLKTLHALREADSLVEAAERLHLTQSALSHQFKELEERLGMQLFVRKTKPVRFTSAGLRLLQLADATLPLLRGAERDIARLAGGTAGRLHMAIECHSCFQWLMPTIDQFRDAWPEVELDLASGFAFAPLPALARGDLDLVVTSDPLELAGITYVPLFTYEAMLAVANQHRLAGKPYIVPEDLLSETLITYPVERDRLDIFTRFLEPADIEPAQVRTSELTVMMMQLVASGRGVCGMPHWALHEYSSRGYVKAKRLGEKGLFATLYAAVRTDMLDAPYMRDFLLTAKDTSFSTLDGVSAVR from the coding sequence GTGCTTGAACTCCGCCACCTCAAGACCCTGCACGCCCTGCGCGAAGCCGACAGCCTGGTAGAGGCCGCCGAACGCCTGCACCTGACCCAGTCCGCCCTTTCCCACCAATTCAAGGAGCTGGAAGAACGCCTGGGAATGCAGTTGTTCGTGCGCAAGACCAAACCGGTGCGGTTCACCAGCGCCGGCCTGCGCTTGTTGCAACTGGCCGACGCCACCCTGCCGTTGCTGCGCGGCGCCGAGCGGGACATCGCCCGGCTGGCCGGTGGTACCGCCGGACGTTTGCACATGGCCATCGAATGCCACAGTTGTTTCCAGTGGCTGATGCCGACCATCGACCAGTTCCGCGATGCCTGGCCGGAAGTCGAACTGGACCTGGCCTCGGGCTTTGCCTTCGCCCCGTTGCCGGCCCTGGCCCGTGGCGACCTGGACCTGGTGGTGACGTCCGACCCGCTGGAACTGGCGGGCATCACCTACGTGCCGCTGTTCACCTACGAAGCGATGCTCGCCGTGGCCAACCAGCATCGGCTGGCGGGCAAACCCTATATCGTGCCTGAAGACCTGCTCAGCGAAACCCTGATCACCTACCCGGTGGAACGGGACCGACTGGACATCTTCACCCGCTTCCTCGAGCCGGCCGACATCGAACCGGCCCAGGTCCGCACGTCCGAACTGACGGTGATGATGATGCAGTTGGTGGCCAGCGGCCGTGGCGTCTGCGGCATGCCCCACTGGGCCCTGCATGAATACAGCTCACGGGGTTACGTGAAAGCCAAGCGGCTGGGGGAGAAAGGCCTGTTCGCCACGCTGTACGCGGCGGTTCGCACCGACATGCTCGATGCACCGTACATGCGCGACTTCCTGTTGACGGCCAAGGACACGTCGTTTTCCACGCTGGATGGGGTCAGTGCGGTTCGGTGA
- a CDS encoding GNAT family N-acetyltransferase, whose protein sequence is MSIRRLRAGDTPAYRELMLQAYGLHPQAFTSSVSERATMPMNWWESRLTSRFDVVLGAFVENELAGIVGLALEPRQKARHKATLFGMYVVDAHRHRGLGQQLLEAALDEARRHPFLRLVQLTVTAGNDPALKLYQRCGFVLYGLEPMAIRVGDEYFDKIHMWREL, encoded by the coding sequence GTGAGCATCCGACGGCTGCGGGCCGGCGATACACCGGCCTATCGCGAGCTGATGCTCCAGGCCTATGGGCTGCATCCGCAGGCCTTCACCTCCAGCGTCAGCGAGCGGGCGACGATGCCCATGAACTGGTGGGAGTCTCGCCTGACCAGCCGGTTCGACGTGGTGCTGGGGGCCTTCGTCGAGAATGAACTGGCCGGTATCGTCGGCCTGGCCCTGGAACCCCGGCAGAAAGCCCGGCACAAGGCGACGCTGTTCGGCATGTACGTCGTCGATGCCCATCGTCACCGTGGGCTTGGCCAGCAATTGCTGGAGGCCGCGCTTGACGAAGCCCGTCGCCATCCCTTCCTGCGTCTGGTGCAACTGACCGTCACCGCGGGGAATGATCCGGCGCTCAAGCTCTACCAACGCTGCGGTTTCGTGCTCTATGGCCTGGAGCCGATGGCGATACGTGTTGGCGACGAGTATTTCGACAAGATCCACATGTGGCGCGAGCTCTAA
- a CDS encoding LysE family translocator, translating to MIPLPDLLVFAAAALLMVLTPGPNMIYLISRSICQGRKAGVTSLLGVVAGFFVHVFAAAVGLTAVFLAVPMAYEVLKWAGALYLLWLAWQAVKPGARSPFQAQQLPADSTRKLITMGFLTSALNPKIAVFYLSVFPQFISPEHGSLFTQSLILGLTQISVSFSVNLLIALFAAGIASWFVHNPIWLAVQRYFMGFVLGALALRLMLEQRRAA from the coding sequence ATGATTCCCTTGCCGGACCTGCTGGTTTTTGCCGCCGCCGCGCTGCTGATGGTGCTTACGCCCGGCCCGAACATGATCTACCTGATTTCTCGTTCGATCTGCCAAGGCCGCAAGGCCGGGGTCACCTCCTTGCTGGGGGTGGTGGCGGGATTCTTTGTGCATGTGTTCGCAGCGGCGGTGGGGCTGACGGCGGTGTTCCTGGCCGTGCCCATGGCCTATGAAGTCCTGAAATGGGCCGGTGCGCTGTACCTGTTGTGGCTGGCCTGGCAGGCCGTGAAACCGGGTGCGCGCTCGCCGTTCCAGGCGCAGCAGTTGCCTGCGGACTCGACGCGCAAGCTGATCACCATGGGCTTTCTCACCAGCGCCCTGAATCCGAAGATCGCCGTGTTCTATCTGTCGGTATTTCCCCAGTTCATCAGCCCGGAACATGGCTCGTTGTTCACCCAGAGCCTGATCCTCGGGCTGACCCAGATCAGCGTCAGTTTCAGCGTCAACCTGCTGATTGCGCTGTTCGCTGCGGGCATTGCTTCGTGGTTCGTTCATAACCCCATCTGGTTGGCGGTGCAGCGTTATTTCATGGGGTTTGTGCTGGGTGCGCTGGCGTTGCGGCTGATGCTTGAGCAACGGCGGGCCGCGTGA
- a CDS encoding NUDIX domain-containing protein, whose amino-acid sequence MTTPLIHIAAALLIGPDGRTLLVRKRGTRAFMQPGGKIEPREQPVQALARELEEELGLTIDPAQARYLGPFSAPAANEPGFVVEAEVFLLTIDSAVLPAAEIEEVRWIDPAGDGGLPLAPLTGEVILPFYRTSELSNPRLKD is encoded by the coding sequence ATGACCACTCCCCTCATCCACATCGCCGCCGCCCTGCTGATCGGGCCGGACGGTCGAACCCTGCTGGTGCGCAAGCGCGGGACCCGGGCCTTCATGCAGCCGGGCGGCAAGATCGAGCCCCGTGAGCAACCGGTCCAGGCCCTGGCCCGGGAGCTGGAGGAAGAGCTGGGGCTGACAATCGATCCGGCACAGGCTCGCTACCTGGGCCCGTTCAGCGCGCCGGCCGCCAACGAGCCGGGCTTTGTCGTCGAGGCCGAGGTGTTCCTGTTGACGATCGACTCAGCGGTTCTCCCCGCTGCCGAGATTGAAGAGGTTCGCTGGATCGACCCGGCCGGCGACGGCGGGTTGCCGCTGGCACCGTTGACAGGCGAGGTCATCCTGCCGTTTTATCGAACCTCAGAGTTGTCAAACCCACGCCTCAAGGACTGA
- a CDS encoding HD domain-containing phosphohydrolase, whose protein sequence is MEDQSPDVPVTKPTVLLVDDEESILNSLRRLLRSQPYEILLADSGAKALEILKERPVDLVMTDARMPNMDGATLLAQIRKLYPSTLRILLTGYADVDMMTKAINEGGLYRYLSKPWNDDELVQALRQALAHQHSESERQRLEALNREQNQQLKTLNATLEKRVASRTAELQQTADMLDLAYEELKRSYVTGTEVFSLIANLRLPKAKQINRQIIELIRVYSRLHFLDESTDRDLTMAAALYNIGKLSWTDNMMVTPADMLHHNELDLYRSYPKQSESLLMTLDPMKDAARIILHHQERWDGSGFPDHLRGEAIPFGSRLLKLAVDFIELQRGLILERQMNSDEALVYIRKYAGKLYDPDMVEDFIKACAEYLEDVTLSDPTVKVMTTRELASGMVLARNLNADNGMLLLNAGKVLSGPLVEKLIAFEAMEGARYSVFVKIPEEELDPSAPKPMLE, encoded by the coding sequence ATGGAAGATCAATCGCCGGACGTTCCGGTCACGAAGCCGACGGTGCTGTTGGTCGATGACGAAGAATCGATTCTCAATAGCCTGCGTCGGTTATTGCGCAGCCAGCCATATGAAATCCTGCTGGCGGACAGCGGTGCCAAGGCTCTGGAAATCCTCAAGGAGCGGCCGGTCGACCTGGTGATGACCGATGCGCGCATGCCCAACATGGACGGTGCGACGCTGCTGGCCCAGATCCGCAAGCTCTATCCGTCGACCCTGCGCATCCTGCTCACCGGCTACGCCGATGTGGACATGATGACCAAGGCCATCAACGAGGGGGGGCTGTATCGCTACCTCAGCAAGCCGTGGAACGATGATGAACTGGTACAGGCCCTGCGTCAGGCCCTGGCCCACCAGCATTCCGAAAGCGAACGCCAGCGCCTCGAAGCGCTGAACCGCGAGCAGAACCAGCAACTCAAGACCCTCAACGCCACCCTGGAAAAGCGCGTGGCGTCCCGTACCGCCGAGCTGCAGCAGACCGCCGACATGCTCGACCTGGCCTACGAAGAGCTCAAGCGCAGCTACGTGACCGGCACCGAGGTGTTCTCCCTGATCGCCAACCTGCGCCTGCCCAAGGCCAAGCAGATCAACCGGCAGATCATCGAGCTGATCCGCGTCTACAGCCGGCTGCACTTTCTCGACGAGTCCACCGACCGCGACCTGACCATGGCCGCCGCGCTCTACAACATCGGCAAGCTGAGCTGGACCGATAACATGATGGTCACGCCGGCCGACATGTTGCATCACAACGAACTGGACCTGTATCGCTCCTATCCGAAGCAGAGCGAATCGCTGCTGATGACCCTGGACCCGATGAAGGACGCGGCGCGAATCATTCTTCATCACCAGGAGCGCTGGGACGGCAGTGGCTTCCCCGATCACCTCAGGGGCGAGGCAATTCCGTTCGGCTCCAGGCTGTTGAAGCTGGCGGTGGACTTCATCGAGTTGCAGCGCGGGCTGATTCTCGAGCGGCAGATGAACAGCGACGAGGCACTGGTCTACATCCGCAAATACGCCGGCAAGCTGTATGACCCGGACATGGTGGAGGACTTCATCAAGGCCTGTGCCGAGTACCTGGAAGACGTGACCCTGTCCGACCCGACGGTGAAGGTCATGACCACCCGCGAGCTGGCGTCCGGCATGGTCCTGGCCCGCAACCTCAACGCCGACAACGGCATGTTGTTGCTCAATGCCGGCAAGGTATTGAGTGGCCCATTGGTGGAGAAGCTCATCGCCTTCGAAGCGATGGAAGGGGCCCGGTACAGCGTATTCGTCAAGATCCCCGAGGAGGAGCTGGATCCTTCGGCACCGAAGCCGATGTTGGAGTGA